From one Luteolibacter sp. SL250 genomic stretch:
- a CDS encoding type II CAAX endopeptidase family protein yields the protein MTRLPSGLVIFRSPADAFPIATVRTSSGAQENAYRKVLRRNIPDPMVALLAFILGIWMWNHYFSPLDGYPPGTEEVALLKIDRELRLADAMEEDPAWMRRLAGVKDTGTELRNALTALDKLKDRNALGGAGLLAYPVIRAEMEGVPVHSMMDRMGVAASDDPEAPVWERGSWWRAKMIGEGIGPAPAPRWKEKYDASLRTLRFRSLAASSVAAAVMLAGLCFVPLSLGKLPARLRSKRRGYAGAWTPGLGLTVFMVGTLAWIGYISALGIGIEVVKTLPPLMGLALDTAARFLPTLIAIGFLFKQPKHAVRVLGLNGPPHLRMVLAVYALLVTAGAGLSLLLGGNDTEPGGGLSLADAGWQGLVFAIVSACLVAPVAEEILYRGVLFRSLANRTGILAAAALSAVIFSSVHFYDLHGFLSVAIFGFATALLYAATGSLMSAILLHVLHNVLIKIPAWIFYHARIEW from the coding sequence ATGACCCGTCTTCCGTCGGGGCTTGTCATCTTCCGGTCTCCTGCGGATGCTTTTCCCATCGCAACGGTCAGGACAAGCAGCGGCGCGCAGGAGAACGCCTACCGCAAGGTGCTCCGCAGGAATATCCCGGACCCCATGGTCGCCCTGCTGGCCTTCATCCTCGGCATCTGGATGTGGAACCACTATTTCAGCCCGTTGGATGGCTACCCGCCCGGGACGGAGGAGGTCGCCCTGCTGAAGATCGACCGGGAACTCCGGCTGGCGGATGCCATGGAGGAGGATCCCGCCTGGATGCGGCGGCTGGCCGGAGTGAAGGACACCGGCACGGAACTCCGGAATGCCCTGACCGCACTGGACAAGCTGAAGGACCGGAACGCCCTGGGAGGTGCGGGCCTGCTGGCCTATCCCGTCATCCGCGCGGAAATGGAAGGCGTGCCGGTCCATTCCATGATGGACCGGATGGGCGTCGCCGCATCGGATGATCCCGAGGCGCCCGTTTGGGAAAGGGGAAGCTGGTGGCGGGCGAAGATGATCGGAGAAGGCATAGGACCGGCACCCGCACCACGGTGGAAGGAGAAGTATGACGCCAGCCTGCGGACGCTGCGTTTCCGTTCCCTGGCAGCGTCTTCCGTGGCTGCGGCGGTGATGTTGGCCGGGTTGTGCTTCGTCCCGCTGTCCCTTGGAAAACTCCCCGCCCGCCTCCGCTCGAAACGCCGCGGATATGCCGGTGCATGGACTCCTGGTCTGGGCCTCACGGTTTTCATGGTCGGGACGCTCGCATGGATCGGCTACATCAGCGCGCTGGGCATCGGCATCGAAGTGGTCAAGACGCTCCCGCCGCTCATGGGGCTGGCGCTGGACACCGCCGCCCGGTTCCTGCCCACCCTGATCGCCATCGGATTCCTCTTCAAACAACCGAAGCACGCGGTGAGGGTGCTGGGGCTGAATGGGCCGCCCCATCTCCGCATGGTGCTGGCCGTGTATGCCCTGCTTGTCACCGCCGGGGCGGGACTGTCCCTGCTGTTGGGGGGAAATGACACGGAACCGGGCGGCGGCCTGTCCCTGGCGGACGCAGGGTGGCAGGGACTGGTGTTCGCCATCGTCTCCGCCTGCCTGGTCGCTCCGGTGGCGGAGGAAATCCTCTACCGCGGCGTGCTGTTCCGCTCCCTCGCCAACCGCACGGGCATCCTGGCCGCCGCCGCGCTTTCAGCCGTCATTTTTTCCTCCGTCCATTTCTACGACCTGCACGGTTTCCTCAGCGTGGCCATCTTCGGCTTCGCCACCGCCCTGCTCTATGCCGCCACCGGATCACTGATGTCGGCCATCCTCCTGCACGTCCTCCACAACGTCCTCATCAAGATCCCGGCATGGATCTTCTACCACGCGCGGATCGAGTGGTGA
- a CDS encoding type II CAAX endopeptidase family protein, with translation MSDPTAPVLIATFSVALGLFVAAAFARWRRREKELQQGTRQESPAPHLPPPVPPIYGGPSVAPAAPLDVTESPGVPTWPYRKLDFLWMAGIFAIFAAMSVSNTMVDADKVAFTPGVLLSSIVFHTTLTMITLAAVVFRIGPVAWLGLRWKHWPWVFLIAPATVVTMWVVFGGLHALGYMKWMESLGVEAVQDSVKLLQTAKDPMVLVLMAVAAVLVAPVSEELVFRGYLYPAAKKFAGPWMAAICTGLVFAAAHGSLAALLPLFIFGVVLAVLYEKTGSIWAPMAVHFCFNGATVGMQFLARQFPQLLDQATK, from the coding sequence ATGTCCGATCCGACCGCTCCTGTTCTCATCGCCACCTTTTCCGTCGCACTCGGATTGTTCGTGGCGGCGGCATTCGCACGCTGGAGGCGGAGGGAGAAGGAGCTACAACAAGGAACCAGGCAGGAAAGTCCGGCTCCCCATCTGCCACCGCCGGTCCCGCCGATCTATGGCGGCCCCTCCGTGGCCCCTGCGGCACCGCTTGACGTTACGGAGAGTCCGGGTGTGCCAACCTGGCCCTACCGGAAGCTGGATTTCCTGTGGATGGCCGGAATTTTCGCGATTTTCGCCGCGATGAGCGTGTCGAACACGATGGTGGATGCGGACAAGGTCGCTTTCACCCCCGGCGTGCTCCTCAGTTCGATCGTCTTCCATACCACCCTCACGATGATCACGTTGGCGGCCGTCGTGTTCCGCATCGGTCCGGTCGCCTGGCTGGGTTTGCGGTGGAAGCACTGGCCGTGGGTGTTCCTCATCGCGCCCGCCACGGTGGTGACGATGTGGGTGGTCTTCGGCGGTTTGCATGCACTTGGTTATATGAAATGGATGGAGTCGCTGGGCGTGGAAGCCGTCCAGGACAGTGTGAAACTCCTGCAGACGGCGAAGGACCCGATGGTGCTGGTCCTGATGGCGGTGGCGGCCGTGCTGGTGGCCCCCGTCAGTGAGGAGCTGGTGTTCCGCGGCTACCTCTACCCGGCTGCGAAGAAGTTCGCGGGCCCGTGGATGGCCGCCATCTGCACCGGCCTGGTGTTCGCGGCGGCCCATGGCAGCCTGGCCGCCCTGCTGCCGCTGTTCATCTTCGGCGTGGTGCTGGCCGTGCTTTATGAAAAGACCGGCTCCATCTGGGCGCCGATGGCCGTCCATTTCTGCTTCAACGGCGCGACGGTGGGCATGCAGTTCCTGGCCCGCCAGTTCCCCCAACTCCTGGATCAGGCGACCAAGTGA
- a CDS encoding thiamine-phosphate kinase — MKQLRDIGEDALIARLVKLVPHAPDASGPGDDCAVIDPGPHADTLQLLKTDALVERVHFLPDAAPRAVGWKAVARVVSDFAAMGGEPEHFLITLALPKSTPVEWIEEVYRGMGDCLARFGGLLAGGETSSVPDGSAAVISVAATGRVSRQHLVLRSTARTGDAVIVTGRLGGSLAGKHLDFIPRVREAAWLVRHFRPSAMMDLSDGLGKDLPRLAAASGCSFRIDESVLPVSPDCTKDQAIGDGEDFELLFTFPSGQVKDLLARWSVEFPDLPLTIIGEMAPGGEGAPLKGGWDHFRG, encoded by the coding sequence GTGAAGCAGCTCCGGGACATCGGCGAAGATGCGCTCATCGCACGGCTGGTGAAGCTGGTGCCCCACGCGCCGGACGCATCCGGCCCGGGGGATGATTGCGCGGTCATCGATCCCGGCCCGCATGCGGACACCCTCCAGCTTCTGAAGACGGACGCGCTGGTGGAGCGCGTGCATTTCCTGCCGGACGCCGCGCCGCGTGCGGTGGGCTGGAAGGCGGTGGCGCGGGTCGTTTCCGATTTCGCCGCGATGGGTGGGGAGCCGGAGCATTTCCTGATCACGCTGGCGCTGCCAAAATCCACCCCCGTGGAGTGGATCGAGGAGGTCTATCGTGGGATGGGCGACTGTCTGGCGCGTTTCGGTGGGTTGCTGGCCGGCGGGGAGACATCATCGGTGCCGGACGGGTCCGCCGCTGTCATCTCCGTCGCCGCGACGGGAAGGGTGTCCCGGCAGCACCTCGTCCTCCGGTCAACCGCACGCACCGGGGATGCGGTGATCGTCACCGGCCGCCTCGGAGGTTCGCTGGCTGGCAAGCACCTCGATTTCATCCCGCGTGTCCGGGAGGCGGCGTGGCTCGTCCGTCATTTCAGGCCGTCCGCGATGATGGATCTGTCCGACGGGCTGGGCAAGGACCTGCCGAGGCTGGCTGCCGCATCCGGTTGCAGCTTCCGCATTGACGAGTCCGTGCTGCCCGTTTCCCCGGACTGCACCAAGGACCAGGCCATCGGCGATGGGGAGGACTTCGAGCTGTTGTTCACCTTTCCTTCCGGGCAGGTGAAGGATCTCCTTGCGCGATGGTCCGTGGAGTTTCCGGATCTTCCGCTCACCATCATCGGGGAGATGGCCCCCGGAGGGGAAGGAGCGCCGCTCAAGGGTGGTTGGGATCATTTCCGGGGGTGA
- the uvrA gene encoding excinuclease ABC subunit UvrA — protein sequence MPSKRKPASPPSRSAIVLRGCRQHNLKGLDLDIPLGKLTVVTGPSGSGKSSLAFHTLYAEGQRRYVETFSPYIRQFFDRMDKPAVDHIDGIPPAIAIEQKNNVRTTRSTVGTLTEINDYLKLLYARASTGHDPHTDEPIRPDSPESAATWAFDHLADQPAMVTFPVPVPTGTEAAEFFPFLNQQGYLRVLIGREIFRTDEPPSEAIGRLRSPVRILQDRVTVNTANIARLLEAFEAAFVLGKGHASIHSGDTSREFSTGWTNPSTGFTLRPPTPSLFSFNNPLGACPKCRGFGRVIDIDLDKAVPDTSLTIEQGAVKPFQGERGEECQRDLMRCCRERGVDTDVPWEDIDAKTREWLYYGDRRKPELTPEELEELWRSGDWYGVKGFFDWLETKSYKMHVRVFLSRYRSYTACPVCRGKRLQPEALCFKIAGKTLPDLWSLPVSEFLPWMSGIRKTVVSPQTKDATLDLVLAEITSRLGYLDEVGLGYLTLDRPTRTLSGGEIERVNLTTCLGASLTGTLFVLDEPTVGLHARDIDRLVGVMHGLRDKGNTLVVVEHEHAVMHAADHLIDIGPGAGQHGGNLVYEGPVTAKGKPEGTLGWLTGRKSIQVPAKRRKPGKKKIEIRGASRHNLKRLDADLPLGLFVCLTGVSGSGKSTFAHDVLYANLATRLGKDIGETDPAPMKDLRGSQYVSGVQLVDQSPLARTPRSTPAVLLGAFDPIRQLFALTDEAKARELTTGFFSFNSGDGRCDRCAGVGSEKVEMQFLSDIHVTCPDCNGRRYKASTLDFHYRGKSIADILDLTVDEALAFYAVPTGTPSFDKRQDSIRAILHPLAEVGLGYIKLGQPLNTLSGGESQRLKLCQLLSGGAEGVTDGSLLILDEPTTGLHFSDIEKLLGVFQKLVDGGHSLLVIEHNMDVIKSADWILDLGPEAGAHGGSLVGDGSPEHIATLDTVTGGFVRKALSGKGELLERAALPAPSPAANEIKLRGARHHNLKNISIDIPRDQFVVVSGLSGSGKSTLAFDILFAEGQRRFLDSMSAYARQFAEQLEKPEIDQLAGLPPTVAIEQRVSQGGGKSTVATVTELWNFIRLLYSKLGTLYCPDCQVPVEKQSLAAIENAVRKHLKSGAVSILAPLIKGRKGFHTEVAEWAGKHGFSKLLVDGKYKEVEGFQRLERFKEHDIDVVVAELGKAAKDTSAISHALDIGKGIIRVQSADRKFHLLSTKANCPSCSKSFEDLDPRLFSFNSPHGWCPECRGHGRVPKRRQRFDTSRFESVLEAEMDADRSIDRMDAHELVECPACHGSRLNPTAASVHLGPTPISSLSNLSIDNAGKHFSKLKFSGDREALIARDILPEIRQRLSFLQEVGLGYLQLDRSGTTLSGGESQRIRLAAQLGSNLRGVLYVLDEPTIGLHPRDNAALLKTLGSLRDQGNSLIVVEHDEDTIAQADHLVDLGPGAGRLGGQVVYQGKPPKMDEKSRKTAAAHPESPTYRALSQPINHPIRGERRPVPKNHAMLHLTECRANNLKGIDVSIPTGRLTVLTGISGSGKSTLMHSCIAEAAALAGKKGKNTHFKKATGFDKLQNVYEVDQSPIGKTSRSCPATYVKVFDDIRALFAQLPEARMRGFDASRFSFNTDGGRCPDCKGNGRVKLEMDFLPSTWVHCETCNGARYNPATLEVTFREKNIGEVLAMTIDEAAAFFESQPRIAAPLRLMADTGLGYLQLGQASPTLSGGEAQRIKLVSELTRGRVTARNLKTLSRVNLYLIEEPTVGLHLEDVRRLIDVLHRLVDEGHTVIVIEHHMAVAAEADWILDMGPEAGDHGGTIIAQGPPEKIVKSKSSRTAPFLKAALGL from the coding sequence GTGCCTTCGAAGAGGAAACCCGCTTCTCCACCGTCCCGCTCCGCCATCGTTCTCCGCGGCTGCCGCCAGCATAACCTGAAGGGGCTGGACCTGGACATCCCGCTGGGGAAACTCACGGTCGTCACCGGGCCGTCCGGGTCCGGGAAATCCTCTCTCGCCTTCCACACGCTCTATGCGGAGGGCCAGCGGCGCTACGTGGAGACCTTCTCCCCCTACATCCGCCAGTTCTTCGACCGGATGGACAAGCCGGCGGTGGACCACATCGACGGCATCCCGCCTGCCATCGCCATCGAGCAGAAGAACAACGTCCGCACCACCCGCTCGACCGTCGGCACGCTCACCGAGATCAACGACTACCTGAAGCTGCTCTACGCCCGTGCCTCCACCGGCCACGACCCGCACACGGACGAGCCGATCCGGCCGGACTCCCCGGAGTCCGCCGCCACCTGGGCCTTCGACCACCTGGCGGACCAACCGGCGATGGTCACCTTTCCCGTGCCCGTACCGACCGGGACGGAAGCTGCGGAGTTTTTCCCGTTCCTCAACCAGCAGGGCTACCTGCGCGTGCTCATCGGCAGGGAGATCTTCCGGACGGACGAACCACCGTCGGAAGCGATCGGGCGGCTCCGTTCCCCGGTGCGGATCCTCCAGGACCGGGTGACCGTCAACACGGCGAACATCGCCCGCCTGCTGGAGGCGTTCGAGGCCGCCTTCGTGCTCGGGAAAGGCCACGCCTCCATCCACAGCGGGGACACTTCCCGGGAGTTCTCCACCGGATGGACCAACCCCTCTACGGGCTTCACCCTACGGCCTCCCACGCCCTCTCTTTTCTCCTTCAACAACCCACTCGGCGCGTGCCCGAAATGCCGCGGCTTCGGTAGGGTCATCGACATCGACCTGGACAAGGCGGTTCCGGATACTTCCCTCACCATCGAACAAGGTGCGGTGAAGCCATTCCAGGGCGAACGGGGCGAGGAATGCCAGCGCGACCTCATGCGCTGCTGCCGCGAGCGGGGCGTGGACACGGATGTCCCGTGGGAGGACATCGACGCGAAAACGCGCGAGTGGCTGTACTACGGTGACCGTAGGAAGCCGGAACTGACGCCCGAGGAGCTGGAGGAACTCTGGCGCTCCGGCGACTGGTATGGCGTGAAGGGTTTCTTCGACTGGCTGGAGACGAAGTCCTACAAGATGCACGTGCGGGTCTTCCTTTCCCGCTACCGTTCCTACACCGCCTGCCCGGTCTGCCGGGGCAAGCGGCTCCAGCCGGAGGCGCTGTGCTTCAAGATCGCGGGGAAAACGCTGCCGGACCTGTGGAGCCTGCCGGTTTCCGAGTTCCTGCCGTGGATGTCCGGCATCCGCAAGACCGTGGTCAGCCCGCAGACGAAGGATGCCACGCTCGACCTGGTGCTGGCGGAGATCACCTCACGCCTCGGCTATCTGGATGAAGTCGGCCTCGGCTACCTGACACTGGACCGCCCGACCCGCACGCTCTCCGGCGGCGAAATCGAGCGGGTGAACCTCACCACCTGTCTCGGCGCTTCTCTCACCGGCACCCTGTTCGTGCTGGATGAGCCGACGGTCGGCCTGCACGCGCGGGACATCGACCGTCTGGTGGGCGTGATGCACGGCCTGCGGGACAAGGGCAACACCCTGGTGGTGGTGGAGCATGAGCATGCCGTCATGCACGCCGCCGACCACCTGATCGACATCGGTCCGGGTGCGGGCCAGCATGGCGGCAACCTCGTCTATGAAGGTCCGGTGACCGCCAAGGGCAAGCCGGAAGGCACGTTGGGCTGGCTGACCGGACGGAAATCCATCCAGGTTCCGGCGAAGCGCAGGAAGCCCGGAAAGAAGAAGATCGAGATCCGCGGGGCCAGCCGCCACAACCTGAAGCGGCTGGACGCGGACCTGCCGCTCGGCCTTTTCGTCTGCCTCACCGGCGTCTCCGGCTCCGGCAAGTCCACCTTCGCCCATGACGTCCTCTACGCGAACCTCGCCACCCGGCTGGGCAAGGACATCGGCGAGACGGACCCGGCTCCGATGAAGGATCTACGGGGTTCGCAGTATGTCAGCGGCGTGCAGCTCGTGGACCAGTCACCGCTGGCCCGCACGCCGCGCTCCACTCCGGCGGTGCTGCTCGGCGCGTTCGACCCCATCCGCCAGCTCTTCGCGCTCACCGATGAGGCGAAGGCGCGGGAACTGACCACCGGCTTTTTCTCCTTCAACTCCGGCGACGGCCGCTGCGACCGCTGTGCGGGTGTCGGCAGCGAGAAGGTGGAAATGCAGTTCCTTTCCGACATCCACGTCACCTGTCCGGACTGCAACGGCCGCCGCTACAAGGCGTCCACACTGGATTTCCACTACCGCGGCAAGTCCATCGCGGACATCCTCGACCTCACCGTGGACGAGGCGCTGGCGTTCTACGCGGTCCCCACCGGCACGCCGTCCTTTGACAAGCGGCAGGACAGCATCCGCGCCATCCTGCATCCGCTGGCGGAAGTCGGCCTCGGCTACATCAAGCTCGGCCAGCCGCTCAACACGCTGTCCGGCGGAGAGTCCCAGCGCCTGAAGCTCTGCCAGCTCCTCTCCGGCGGCGCGGAGGGCGTCACGGACGGCAGTCTCCTGATCCTCGACGAGCCGACCACCGGCCTCCATTTCTCCGACATCGAGAAACTCCTCGGCGTGTTCCAGAAGCTCGTCGATGGCGGCCACTCGCTCCTCGTCATCGAGCACAACATGGACGTCATCAAGTCCGCGGACTGGATCCTCGATCTGGGTCCGGAGGCGGGCGCCCATGGTGGCAGCCTTGTCGGCGACGGATCTCCCGAGCACATCGCCACGCTGGACACCGTGACCGGCGGATTTGTCCGCAAGGCGCTCTCCGGAAAAGGCGAGCTGCTGGAACGCGCCGCATTGCCCGCCCCTTCACCCGCCGCGAATGAGATCAAGCTGCGCGGCGCCCGCCACCACAACCTCAAGAACATCTCCATCGACATCCCGCGCGACCAGTTCGTGGTCGTCTCCGGCCTGTCCGGATCCGGGAAATCCACGCTCGCGTTTGACATCCTGTTCGCGGAGGGCCAGCGCCGCTTCCTGGACTCCATGTCCGCCTACGCGCGGCAGTTCGCGGAGCAGCTCGAGAAGCCGGAGATCGACCAACTCGCCGGCCTGCCACCCACGGTTGCCATCGAGCAGCGGGTGTCCCAGGGCGGCGGGAAATCGACCGTCGCCACCGTCACGGAGCTATGGAACTTCATCCGCTTGCTCTACTCGAAGCTCGGCACGCTCTACTGCCCGGACTGCCAGGTGCCGGTGGAGAAGCAATCGCTCGCCGCCATCGAGAACGCCGTGCGCAAGCATCTGAAAAGCGGCGCGGTTTCCATCCTCGCCCCGCTCATCAAGGGCCGGAAAGGCTTCCACACCGAGGTCGCCGAATGGGCCGGAAAACATGGCTTCAGCAAGCTGCTGGTGGACGGAAAATACAAGGAGGTGGAGGGCTTCCAGCGGCTGGAGCGCTTCAAGGAACACGATATCGACGTGGTCGTCGCGGAACTGGGCAAGGCGGCGAAAGACACCTCCGCGATCAGCCATGCGCTGGACATCGGCAAGGGCATCATCCGCGTGCAGTCCGCCGACCGGAAGTTCCACCTGCTGTCCACGAAGGCGAACTGCCCGAGCTGCAGCAAGTCGTTCGAGGATCTCGACCCGCGCCTTTTCTCGTTCAACTCGCCGCACGGCTGGTGCCCGGAGTGCCGCGGCCATGGCCGCGTGCCGAAGCGCAGGCAGCGGTTCGACACCTCCCGCTTCGAGTCCGTGCTGGAGGCGGAGATGGATGCCGACCGCTCGATCGACCGGATGGACGCGCATGAACTCGTCGAGTGTCCTGCCTGCCACGGCAGCCGCCTCAATCCCACGGCGGCCTCCGTCCACCTCGGGCCCACGCCGATTTCCTCGCTCTCGAACCTTTCCATCGACAACGCGGGCAAGCACTTCTCCAAGCTGAAATTCAGCGGCGACCGCGAGGCGCTCATCGCCCGCGACATCCTGCCGGAGATCCGCCAGCGGCTTTCCTTCCTCCAGGAAGTCGGTCTCGGCTACCTCCAGCTCGACCGCTCCGGCACCACGCTCTCCGGCGGGGAAAGCCAGCGCATCCGCCTGGCCGCGCAGCTCGGCTCGAACCTCCGCGGCGTCCTCTACGTGCTGGATGAACCGACCATCGGCCTCCACCCGCGGGACAACGCCGCGTTGCTGAAGACGCTCGGTTCGCTGCGGGATCAGGGGAACTCCCTCATCGTCGTAGAGCATGACGAGGACACCATCGCGCAGGCGGACCACCTCGTGGACCTCGGCCCCGGTGCGGGACGTCTCGGCGGGCAGGTCGTCTATCAGGGCAAGCCGCCGAAGATGGACGAGAAGTCGCGCAAGACCGCCGCGGCCCATCCGGAGTCACCCACCTACCGCGCGCTCTCGCAGCCAATCAACCACCCCATCCGCGGCGAGCGCCGTCCGGTGCCGAAGAACCACGCGATGCTCCACCTGACGGAGTGCCGTGCGAACAACCTGAAGGGCATCGACGTTTCCATCCCCACCGGACGCCTCACCGTCCTCACCGGCATCTCCGGTTCCGGAAAGTCCACGCTCATGCACTCCTGCATCGCGGAAGCCGCGGCGCTGGCGGGCAAGAAGGGAAAGAACACCCATTTCAAGAAGGCCACCGGCTTCGACAAGCTCCAGAACGTCTATGAGGTGGACCAGTCACCCATCGGCAAGACCTCCCGCTCCTGCCCGGCGACGTATGTGAAGGTGTTCGACGACATCCGCGCGCTTTTCGCCCAGCTTCCGGAGGCCCGCATGCGCGGCTTCGATGCATCGCGCTTCTCCTTCAACACGGACGGCGGACGCTGCCCGGACTGCAAGGGCAACGGCCGCGTGAAGCTGGAGATGGACTTCCTGCCGTCCACCTGGGTTCACTGCGAAACGTGCAATGGCGCACGCTACAACCCGGCGACACTGGAGGTCACCTTCCGTGAAAAGAACATCGGCGAGGTGCTGGCAATGACCATCGATGAGGCGGCGGCGTTCTTCGAGTCCCAGCCACGCATCGCCGCTCCGCTTCGCCTCATGGCGGACACCGGCCTCGGCTATCTCCAGCTCGGCCAGGCGTCGCCCACGCTTTCCGGTGGTGAGGCGCAGCGCATCAAGCTGGTCTCCGAACTCACCCGGGGCCGTGTGACGGCGAGGAACCTGAAGACGCTCAGCCGCGTGAACCTCTACCTCATCGAGGAGCCGACCGTCGGCCTGCATCTGGAGGACGTCCGCCGTCTGATCGATGTGCTGCACCGTCTGGTCGATGAAGGCCACACCGTCATCGTCATCGAGCACCACATGGCTGTCGCCGCCGAAGCCGACTGGATTCTTGACATGGGTCCGGAAGCCGGTGACCACGGCGGAACGATCATCGCCCAAGGGCCGCCGGAGAAGATCGTGAAGTCGAAGTCCTCGCGCACCGCGCCTTTCCTCAAGGCGGCGTTGGGGTTGTGA
- a CDS encoding globin, translating into MSWEKQVTARLGEVGLRNLVREFYLKIREDDLIGPMYPPDDWEGSERRLADFICFRIAGNPIYMETRGHPRLRMRHAPFKIDEAARDRWLLLMGGAMDACSITGEEREALEAFFFQVADFMRNHG; encoded by the coding sequence ATGTCTTGGGAGAAACAGGTCACCGCCAGGCTGGGTGAGGTCGGACTGCGCAATCTGGTAAGGGAATTTTATCTCAAGATCCGCGAGGACGATTTGATCGGCCCGATGTATCCCCCGGACGACTGGGAAGGTTCTGAGAGGAGGCTCGCGGATTTCATCTGTTTCCGCATCGCGGGGAATCCCATCTATATGGAAACCCGCGGCCATCCCAGGCTGCGGATGCGGCATGCGCCGTTCAAGATCGATGAAGCCGCCCGTGACCGATGGCTGCTGCTGATGGGCGGGGCGATGGATGCCTGCTCCATCACCGGTGAGGAGCGGGAAGCCCTGGAGGCGTTCTTTTTCCAGGTGGCGGATTTCATGCGCAACCACGGGTAG
- a CDS encoding serine/threonine-protein kinase — translation MSLEAEPFSAPSPEELAALFPGYAIDSLIACGGMGAVYHARQVALDREVAIKILPREFSADEAFRDGFAAEARAMAKLNHPNLIGVYDFGEVDGMLFIIMEFVPGQSLYHAAYQTRIEPKEAARLMAEICSGIAEAHRVGLLHRDIKPANVLLDAHKRPKVGDFGLARPIGTAAQEGEVIFGTPGYTAPEVVDHPSRVDARADVFSLGVMLHELLTGKLPSADPRPPSTICGCSPKFDEIVKRATQPVAALRYPDAGAMEAGLKELAAVPAYAAAARAGAHRPPSVRRPRASTTVVKSSGGGGIGWIIVLLVLGGGGWYYYTHIHQKPEPPAPVAEETTEIAIPKEERPRPQRPVESEPKMDLPGVAQEDSPSSGGSRIFDTPTAPLGSPMPERPRAEGPKPIVDPQPFLDRARDIMTKKSYDALNTRQRALRTNIDNFDREVSRAARKEGTAAVSGTAKAIKAIRENNDRIPDSFKIEDMQDMTYSTPLSDAVKAQDAADEKFHEEMKPNADIYIRGINMEIARRQQANDAGAVILLKEEIERVQADSQYFGNLIGTPKR, via the coding sequence ATGAGTCTTGAAGCTGAACCATTTTCCGCTCCTTCACCGGAGGAGCTGGCCGCGCTGTTCCCGGGATATGCGATTGATTCGCTGATCGCCTGCGGCGGCATGGGCGCGGTGTACCATGCCCGCCAGGTCGCCCTGGACCGGGAGGTGGCGATCAAGATCCTGCCGCGCGAGTTCAGCGCGGATGAGGCGTTCCGCGATGGCTTCGCTGCGGAGGCAAGGGCCATGGCCAAGCTCAACCACCCGAACCTGATCGGGGTCTATGACTTCGGCGAGGTGGACGGCATGCTGTTCATCATCATGGAATTCGTTCCGGGCCAGTCGCTCTACCATGCGGCGTACCAGACACGGATCGAGCCGAAGGAAGCCGCCCGCCTGATGGCGGAAATCTGTTCCGGCATCGCAGAGGCGCACCGCGTGGGCCTGCTCCACCGGGACATCAAGCCCGCCAACGTCCTGCTGGACGCCCACAAGCGGCCCAAAGTGGGGGATTTCGGGCTGGCCCGGCCCATCGGCACCGCCGCCCAGGAGGGCGAAGTTATTTTCGGCACGCCCGGCTACACCGCTCCGGAGGTGGTGGACCACCCGTCCCGCGTGGACGCACGGGCGGATGTGTTCTCGCTCGGTGTGATGCTGCATGAGCTTCTCACCGGAAAGCTCCCTTCCGCGGACCCGCGCCCGCCATCCACCATCTGCGGCTGCAGCCCGAAGTTCGATGAGATTGTCAAACGCGCCACCCAGCCGGTCGCCGCGCTCCGCTACCCGGATGCCGGGGCGATGGAGGCCGGACTGAAGGAACTGGCCGCCGTCCCCGCCTACGCCGCCGCAGCCCGCGCCGGTGCGCACCGTCCGCCTTCCGTGCGCCGCCCGCGCGCCTCCACCACGGTGGTGAAATCCTCCGGCGGAGGTGGCATCGGCTGGATCATCGTCCTGCTGGTGCTCGGCGGTGGTGGTTGGTACTACTACACCCACATCCACCAGAAGCCGGAGCCTCCTGCTCCCGTCGCGGAGGAAACGACGGAGATTGCCATCCCCAAAGAGGAACGGCCCCGTCCGCAGAGACCCGTGGAAAGTGAGCCCAAGATGGATCTGCCCGGCGTGGCCCAGGAAGATTCCCCTTCCAGTGGTGGTTCCCGTATTTTCGACACTCCGACCGCCCCGCTCGGCTCACCGATGCCGGAGCGGCCGAGGGCCGAGGGACCGAAGCCGATCGTCGATCCCCAGCCGTTCCTCGACCGGGCGCGGGACATCATGACCAAGAAGTCCTATGACGCGCTCAACACCCGCCAGCGGGCGCTCAGGACGAACATCGACAATTTCGACCGCGAGGTCAGCCGCGCCGCGCGCAAGGAAGGCACCGCCGCCGTGTCAGGCACCGCGAAGGCCATCAAGGCCATCCGCGAAAACAACGACCGCATCCCGGACTCCTTCAAGATCGAGGACATGCAGGACATGACCTACTCCACGCCCCTTTCCGATGCCGTGAAGGCCCAGGACGCGGCGGATGAGAAATTCCACGAGGAGATGAAACCGAACGCGGACATCTACATCCGCGGCATCAACATGGAGATCGCCCGGCGGCAGCAGGCGAACGACGCCGGCGCTGTCATCCTCCTCAAGGAGGAGATCGAACGGGTCCAGGCGGACTCCCAATACTTCGGGAATCTGATCGGCACCCCGAAGAGGTGA